The following DNA comes from Actinomycetota bacterium.
ACATCTTCTCGCGCTACAAGGACAAGCTCGGCCCCGCGGTGGGCGTCAGCCTGCACATGGGCAACTGGGAGCTGGCAATTCTTCCCTTCACCTGGGCTGGCGCCAATCCGGCGGCGGTGTACCGCTCCGTGACGAACCCCTACGTCGACCAATATCTGCGCGACCAGCGCAAGGATCTCTATCCTGAGGGACTGTTCGGACGCGGCAATGTCGGCGATCACGGCGATGACCAGCGAACGGCGCGCGCCATCATGGATTTCGTGCGTCGCGGCGGGCGCCTCGGCCTCGTATGCGACCTCTACGATCGCACGGGCATGCCGGTGCCGTTCTTCGGCCGCGATGCCAAGACGCAAGCCATCGGCGCCATGATCGCCCGGAGGGTCGGCGCCCGCATCTGGCTGTCGCGCTGCAAGCGCATCGGCACGCAAAGCCGCTTCCAGATCGAGTTGAAGGAATTGCGCGTGCCGCGCACGGCCAATCAGGCCGAGGACATCCGCTGGACCATGGTCCACATGCAGCAGCAGTTCGAGGCGTGGGTGCGCGAGGCGCCGGAGCAGTGGATGTGGAGCAATCGGCGCTGGAGCTGAACCCGTCGGTCCAGGTCTGATACCGCTTGATTGATCAGTACCACCTTCCGTCGGTGGACTAGTCGTGCTGCTCTCTGGATAATCGCGTCTCGAATTGCTAAGGGCGCACGAGGGGTTCGCTCAGCATGTTCGAGCGCTTCACGGCCGAAGAGGGCACGCACGGGCGGGACGCGCATGGACAAGATCCTGGCGATGTCGGAGTTGCACCCCCGCGATCGTCTCGCGTATTGGCACGACGTTGCCAACAAGGTCTTCGTCAAGCACGAATGCCGCGTGGAGAAGCTCTCCACGTTTGATGCGACGATCCACAGTGCGACGCTCGGAGAACTCGGCATCATCGAAGTCGACAGCCACGGCTTGAGCTATGCTGCCGTCAACGCGCGAAACATCAGGAACGACGAGGACGACGTCTTCTTACTTGGCCTGCAGCTCGTGGGAAGTGCGACTGTCGTCCAGGATGGGCGCGAGGCGACCCTCCAGCCGGGCGACTTCACGCTGCTCGACGCTCAGCGACCCTTTTTCACCCGCTACTCGGAGAAATGGCGACGGCTCTTTTTCAAGATCCCCCATCGTGCGTTGAAGGCGCGCCTGGCCCAGAGCTCGCAGCTCACCGCGCACGCGGTACGACCTGGATCGGGCATTAACGGGCTCGTCGCCGACTACCTGCGCATGATCCCACAACACATCGATGCGCTGCAGGAGCCGGCGAAGGCGCGGATCGGCGCGCAGATTCTCGATCTCGCCGCCGTTGCGCTTGCCGCGGAGGGCGGAAATGGTCGGCCGGCGCTGTCGTCAGCACGCGCGACAGCGTTGCTGCGACTGCACGCTGAGATCGAGCGGCGCCTGCCCGATCCTGCGCTCGATCCGGAAACGGCTGCCGGCGCCGCTGGCATCGGCGTGCGCTATGCCAACGCGCTGC
Coding sequences within:
- a CDS encoding lipid A biosynthesis acyltransferase; translated protein: RQKRALDNLAIAFPEKTDAQRLAIALAHWENLGRVMVETMRIDRFLKEPERIDIVSQNIFSRYKDKLGPAVGVSLHMGNWELAILPFTWAGANPAAVYRSVTNPYVDQYLRDQRKDLYPEGLFGRGNVGDHGDDQRTARAIMDFVRRGGRLGLVCDLYDRTGMPVPFFGRDAKTQAIGAMIARRVGARIWLSRCKRIGTQSRFQIELKELRVPRTANQAEDIRWTMVHMQQQFEAWVREAPEQWMWSNRRWS
- a CDS encoding helix-turn-helix domain-containing protein, producing MDKILAMSELHPRDRLAYWHDVANKVFVKHECRVEKLSTFDATIHSATLGELGIIEVDSHGLSYAAVNARNIRNDEDDVFLLGLQLVGSATVVQDGREATLQPGDFTLLDAQRPFFTRYSEKWRRLFFKIPHRALKARLAQSSQLTAHAVRPGSGINGLVADYLRMIPQHIDALQEPAKARIGAQILDLAAVALAAEGGNGRPALSSARATALLRLHAEIERRLPDPALDPETAAGAAGIGVRYANALLADEGLSLERLIVSRRLDRCRLALSDAMQAHRTIGDIAYSWGFSDLSHFARRFKGAFGCTPSDYRRQNAGRR